From the genome of Methanomassiliicoccales archaeon, one region includes:
- a CDS encoding ATP/GTP-binding protein has protein sequence MSVNIYFIGTAGSGKSSLVYAFQEWMTLQGLDCITVNLDPGAEYIPYQPDVDIRDWVKVEEVMKDYALGPNGAQIVCADMMALNAKELAETIEKFKTNYVLIDTPGQMELFAFRQSSNVLVDVLGKQESFLVFLSDPSLAKTPNGLVATLLLCAITHFRFDIPLLNVLSKADTLTEQELEAILNWSAEPEALYNALTTKNITPSSVQSIELLKAMENVGMYNAIVPVSSEEPSGLEDVYSAVQQSMAGGEDLRTD, from the coding sequence ATGTCCGTTAACATCTACTTCATCGGCACCGCCGGCAGCGGCAAGTCATCGCTGGTCTACGCTTTCCAGGAATGGATGACGTTGCAGGGATTGGACTGCATCACCGTCAACCTGGACCCGGGAGCGGAGTACATCCCCTATCAACCGGACGTGGACATCCGGGATTGGGTCAAGGTGGAGGAGGTCATGAAGGACTACGCCCTCGGTCCGAACGGAGCGCAGATCGTGTGCGCGGACATGATGGCCTTGAACGCGAAGGAACTGGCCGAGACCATCGAGAAGTTCAAGACCAACTACGTGCTCATCGATACCCCTGGGCAGATGGAGCTATTCGCCTTCCGGCAATCGAGCAACGTCCTGGTGGACGTCCTGGGAAAGCAGGAGTCGTTCCTGGTCTTCCTCTCTGACCCCTCTCTGGCCAAGACGCCCAACGGCCTCGTGGCCACCCTCCTGCTCTGCGCTATCACGCACTTCCGTTTCGACATTCCCTTACTGAACGTGCTCTCCAAGGCGGACACCCTCACCGAACAAGAGCTGGAGGCGATCCTCAACTGGTCGGCGGAGCCGGAGGCGCTCTATAACGCGCTGACCACCAAGAACATCACCCCGAGCTCGGTGCAGAGCATCGAGCTCCTCAAGGCCATGGAGAATGTGGGGATGTACAACGCAATCGTTCCCGTGTCATCGGAGGAACCGAGCGGCCTGGAAGATGTCTACAGCGCGGTGCAGCAATCCATGGCGGGAGGGGAGGATCTGCGCACCGACTGA